From a single Aminobacterium mobile DSM 12262 genomic region:
- the galU gene encoding UTP--glucose-1-phosphate uridylyltransferase GalU, translating into MGEFQTVRKCLFPVAGLGTRFLPATKDIPKEMLPLVDRPIISFGVEEAVAAGCTDVVLITSRSKRSLEDYFDRTWELEKILEERGKMDMLRLVRKIPEMARVVYTRQPEPLGLGHAVLCGEPFCGREYFGVILPDDVMVAQPSVLSQLIAVHEKWGGSVIALEEVPSEETARYGVVQAEKVSEGLFKIHDLVEKPSPEKAPSNLAIMGRYILAPEIFSILKNTKPGAGGEIQLTDALRQLAKEQQLWGVVYKGQRLDCGTQKGWLKANVEMALKDPDLRKIVLESVENYERGEKCTNSENK; encoded by the coding sequence ATGGGTGAATTCCAAACAGTTAGAAAATGTCTTTTCCCAGTTGCGGGATTGGGGACACGATTTTTACCCGCAACAAAAGATATTCCTAAAGAAATGTTACCGCTTGTAGACCGGCCGATTATTTCTTTTGGGGTAGAGGAAGCAGTAGCTGCTGGGTGTACAGACGTTGTCCTTATAACCAGCCGGTCAAAAAGATCTCTTGAAGATTATTTTGATCGAACTTGGGAATTAGAAAAGATATTGGAAGAACGAGGAAAGATGGATATGCTCCGTCTTGTGCGAAAAATACCTGAAATGGCTAGGGTCGTATATACGAGGCAACCTGAACCGTTAGGGTTAGGGCATGCGGTTCTGTGTGGGGAACCTTTCTGTGGCAGGGAGTATTTCGGAGTCATACTTCCTGATGATGTGATGGTAGCCCAGCCTTCAGTTCTTTCCCAGTTGATTGCTGTCCATGAAAAATGGGGTGGAAGTGTTATAGCCTTGGAAGAAGTTCCTTCTGAGGAGACAGCTCGCTATGGAGTTGTTCAGGCAGAAAAAGTGTCAGAAGGCCTCTTCAAAATTCACGATCTTGTGGAGAAACCCTCGCCTGAAAAAGCGCCGAGCAATTTGGCGATTATGGGGCGTTATATTCTTGCTCCAGAAATTTTCTCCATTCTTAAGAATACAAAACCTGGTGCAGGAGGTGAAATTCAACTTACAGATGCATTAAGACAGCTAGCAAAAGAACAACAGTTATGGGGTGTCGTGTATAAAGGGCAACGGCTTGATTGTGGAACACAAAAGGGCTGGCTCAAGGCTAACGTGGAGATGGCTCTCAAAGACCCAGACCTGCGGAAAATAGTGTTAGAAAGTGTGGAAAACTATGAAAGGGGTGAGAAATGTACAAATAGCGAAAACAAATAA
- the glmM gene encoding phosphoglucosamine mutase, whose protein sequence is MEESEKKVRCLFGTDGVRDVANRGVMTPEMALRLGRSYVLYLTERGVPRPRIVIGRDTRRSGNMLVNALVAGMLSAGAQVLSLGVIPTPGVSFAIKQVKAQGGVVVSASHNPAEYNGIKFLNSDGHKLCDDAEASIEEYLGDNLIDDWRPTGASIGEVVERPDIAQSYARWLASLASSIPLLDSRIAFDCAHGAASDILHVINKNRGVSSWMLTGDAPDGLNINEGVGVMNMAHIASVVKEENAQVGIAYDGDADRVLLTDSLERVLDGDIILWVLARWLASQRKLGSGVVATVMSNLSLEEHLKKDGIQVFRCPVGDRYVLEMMKHRDSCLGGEQSGHVIISEFTSTGDGICTGFIFLRACSELGENIDSLVDTFDRYPQLLRNVEISRSRSVDPAFISHISQEANQKLMGQGRVLIRPSGTEPLMRVLVEAKDPQLMREVSKDLVDQIQLKCC, encoded by the coding sequence TTGGAAGAGAGTGAAAAAAAGGTTCGCTGCCTTTTCGGTACAGACGGTGTTAGGGATGTAGCCAACAGAGGGGTCATGACTCCAGAAATGGCATTGCGTCTAGGAAGATCTTACGTGCTGTATTTAACGGAAAGGGGTGTTCCTCGTCCCCGGATTGTTATTGGACGGGATACCCGTAGGTCAGGGAATATGCTTGTGAATGCTCTTGTGGCAGGAATGCTTTCTGCGGGAGCGCAGGTTTTGTCCCTAGGTGTTATACCTACGCCTGGAGTGAGTTTTGCAATAAAACAGGTAAAAGCGCAAGGCGGTGTGGTTGTGAGCGCATCTCATAATCCAGCAGAATATAACGGCATTAAGTTTTTAAACAGTGATGGGCACAAGTTATGCGATGATGCTGAAGCTTCCATTGAGGAATACCTTGGCGATAATCTTATAGATGACTGGCGTCCTACAGGAGCTTCTATTGGGGAGGTTGTAGAGCGTCCTGATATCGCGCAATCGTATGCACGGTGGCTCGCTTCTCTTGCCTCGTCTATTCCCCTCCTGGATAGTCGGATCGCCTTTGATTGTGCTCATGGTGCGGCTTCCGACATTTTACATGTTATCAATAAAAATAGAGGCGTTTCCTCTTGGATGCTTACTGGCGATGCTCCAGACGGGTTAAACATTAATGAAGGAGTGGGCGTTATGAATATGGCCCATATTGCTTCAGTAGTGAAAGAGGAAAATGCTCAGGTAGGAATAGCGTATGATGGTGATGCCGACCGAGTTTTGCTTACCGATTCTTTAGAGCGAGTTTTGGATGGAGACATTATCCTTTGGGTTTTAGCTCGCTGGCTTGCTTCTCAAAGGAAATTGGGTAGTGGCGTTGTTGCTACAGTTATGAGCAACCTCTCTCTTGAAGAGCATTTGAAGAAGGATGGGATTCAGGTTTTCCGTTGTCCGGTAGGGGATCGTTATGTACTTGAAATGATGAAACATAGGGATTCTTGCCTTGGAGGCGAACAGTCTGGGCACGTTATAATTAGCGAGTTTACATCTACAGGAGATGGAATTTGTACAGGCTTTATTTTCCTGAGGGCATGTAGCGAATTAGGAGAAAACATAGATTCACTTGTTGATACGTTTGATCGCTATCCCCAACTCCTTCGTAATGTAGAAATTTCTAGGAGTCGTTCGGTAGATCCAGCTTTTATATCCCATATATCTCAGGAAGCAAATCAGAAGCTGATGGGGCAGGGCAGAGTCCTCATTCGACCGTCAGGGACTGAGCCTCTCATGAGGGTTCTTGTGGAGGCTAAAGATCCTCAATTAATGCGAGAAGTTTCAAAGGATCTAGTGGATCAGATACAGTTGAAGTGCTGTTAG
- a CDS encoding CdaR family protein: MLAPESKKIDVLLTSPHFLRIISVVIAILLWFYVAGDRGGEVVRTFRCPVDFSNVPQQTILRAETREVEVSVSGSRTMLDGLKQGAILCEVDTKGLSLGKYRLAVRAIVPKDVKVVGINPAQIAIEMVRYIDRMIPVDVVVKDGLPPGLYLESVHISPKDVTVRGVEKDLARIKGVRITPTLDQLKSGEDVVLPVEVNKSEVFEDQIDIDPKEVHLTAVLAKGLPKKKVPVNVQVIGEPNSDFSVKAIIVEPSEVEVEGPYNKLEALPKVETETIDITGLSQEQSMIVPLKPIDDGTLKYAGASSVRVNILLKPFTVSKLLTNVAVEVEGNSIYPGWKVDPSAVNITIEGTPSEVEKIDESNFPIQPYVNVTNIVSRKLMVPVQVRNTSRSIHVVKVEPSRVTVRADVE; this comes from the coding sequence ATGTTGGCGCCAGAATCAAAAAAAATTGATGTTCTCTTAACTTCTCCTCATTTCCTGAGGATTATTTCTGTGGTTATAGCTATACTTCTCTGGTTCTATGTAGCAGGAGATCGGGGAGGAGAAGTTGTTAGAACCTTCCGTTGCCCGGTGGATTTTTCTAATGTTCCTCAACAAACTATATTGAGAGCAGAAACTCGGGAAGTGGAAGTAAGTGTGTCCGGTAGCCGAACTATGCTTGATGGGCTTAAGCAAGGAGCAATTCTTTGTGAGGTAGACACAAAAGGGCTTTCCCTTGGAAAATATCGACTTGCTGTTCGTGCTATAGTTCCTAAAGATGTTAAAGTCGTGGGTATTAATCCAGCACAAATAGCTATAGAGATGGTACGATATATCGATCGTATGATCCCAGTAGATGTTGTCGTAAAAGATGGATTGCCTCCAGGTCTTTATCTTGAATCGGTCCACATCTCACCTAAGGATGTAACAGTACGAGGGGTGGAAAAAGATTTAGCGCGAATTAAGGGTGTTCGTATTACCCCTACTCTTGATCAATTAAAGAGTGGTGAGGATGTTGTTTTGCCGGTGGAAGTAAACAAATCTGAAGTTTTTGAAGACCAGATTGATATAGATCCCAAGGAAGTTCACTTGACAGCTGTACTAGCCAAAGGGCTTCCGAAGAAAAAAGTTCCAGTTAATGTCCAAGTTATAGGAGAGCCGAATTCGGACTTCTCAGTAAAGGCCATAATAGTAGAGCCTTCGGAAGTGGAGGTTGAAGGGCCCTATAATAAATTAGAAGCTTTGCCGAAGGTTGAGACCGAGACCATTGATATCACAGGGTTGTCTCAGGAACAAAGTATGATTGTGCCGCTCAAGCCTATTGACGATGGAACTTTAAAATATGCGGGTGCATCTTCTGTACGGGTAAATATATTACTTAAGCCTTTTACGGTCTCAAAACTTTTGACAAATGTAGCTGTAGAGGTGGAAGGGAATAGTATCTATCCAGGGTGGAAAGTGGATCCTTCTGCTGTGAATATTACTATTGAGGGGACGCCGTCGGAAGTGGAAAAAATAGACGAATCGAATTTCCCTATTCAGCCCTATGTGAATGTAACGAATATTGTGTCAAGAAAATTAATGGTTCCTGTACAGGTTAGAAATACTTCACGGAGCATTCATGTTGTCAAGGTTGAACCTTCTCGCGTAACAGTGCGGGCGGACGTGGAGTAA
- the cdaA gene encoding diadenylate cyclase CdaA, producing the protein MLDFFRWHDLLDIIIIAVIIHRLLLLLVGTRAMQLVKGLLILGVVASLARFFELKTLSWFLGKVLGVLIIAIPIVFQPELRKMLEELGRGNIWRRKRAQKRAEALSQEITRALGYLKGQKIGALMVLQRETGLKDFWSTAVKLNAEISQELLIAIFWPDNPLHDGAVIVDRDMIISAGTYLPLTENTDLSRWIGTRHRAALGVSEVSDAIALVVSEERGEISLAINGHLSRNLKENQVYKLLLHYFGAEEKEKRSILDRVQEDIRSLWQ; encoded by the coding sequence ATGCTCGATTTTTTTCGTTGGCACGATCTTTTAGACATAATTATTATAGCGGTGATTATTCATCGCCTTTTATTGCTTCTGGTCGGCACCCGCGCAATGCAGCTTGTGAAGGGGTTGCTTATATTAGGAGTCGTAGCTTCTCTGGCCAGGTTTTTTGAACTGAAAACGTTGTCGTGGTTTTTGGGGAAAGTTTTAGGAGTATTGATCATAGCTATCCCGATCGTGTTTCAACCGGAACTTCGTAAAATGTTGGAAGAATTGGGACGAGGCAATATATGGAGACGCAAAAGGGCTCAAAAGAGAGCTGAGGCTTTGAGTCAGGAAATCACTCGTGCATTAGGGTATCTTAAAGGACAGAAAATCGGAGCACTTATGGTGCTTCAGAGAGAAACAGGGCTGAAAGATTTCTGGAGTACGGCTGTTAAATTGAATGCTGAAATTTCGCAGGAACTTCTTATAGCTATTTTTTGGCCGGATAACCCCCTCCATGATGGGGCTGTTATTGTGGATCGAGACATGATTATATCTGCAGGGACCTACCTCCCTTTAACTGAAAATACAGATCTTTCTCGTTGGATAGGGACTCGTCATAGAGCTGCTCTTGGAGTGTCGGAGGTATCTGATGCTATAGCTTTGGTGGTTTCAGAAGAGCGAGGAGAGATATCTCTAGCTATTAATGGGCATCTCTCCAGAAATTTAAAAGAGAATCAAGTGTATAAACTTCTTCTCCACTACTTTGGCGCAGAAGAGAAAGAGAAACGATCTATCCTTGATCGGGTACAAGAAGATATTCGTTCTTTGTGGCAATAG
- a CDS encoding alanine racemase: MSLWPRLMVYHDKIAHNAARIVSLCRQWNIGIYGVTKGICAQKDIVRILLENGCEGVADSRIENVYRMKKEMGVTIPIMMLRTPMLNEVSEVVEYCDSSVVSEVETIRALDQECSFHGKQDYKVLLMIDLGDLREGIWPDELENIAAAFKKCRYVHCMGVGANFACFGGILPSSDKLRELGRLSQQLEGLLGYPMKLCSGGATSSLSLLEDGTMPRCVNSLRIGEGIFLGTDSSGMRVIPYLHQGTMVLETEIIEIKRKPSLPQGRAMANAFGEIPAFTDRGWRLRAITAVGRQDVKIEGLAPLEKGIEILGATSDHMVLDVEESERQLHVGDRLHFSVDYSAMLALTTSPYVSVHMIR; this comes from the coding sequence ATGAGCCTCTGGCCCCGCCTTATGGTATATCACGATAAAATAGCTCATAATGCGGCAAGGATAGTTTCCTTGTGTCGCCAATGGAATATTGGCATTTATGGGGTTACGAAAGGGATATGCGCACAGAAGGACATTGTACGAATCCTTCTGGAAAATGGGTGTGAAGGCGTGGCAGATAGCCGTATAGAGAATGTCTATCGTATGAAAAAAGAAATGGGTGTTACTATCCCAATTATGATGCTCCGGACCCCGATGTTAAATGAAGTTAGCGAGGTTGTGGAATATTGCGATAGTTCCGTTGTATCTGAGGTTGAGACAATTAGAGCCTTGGACCAGGAATGTAGTTTTCATGGGAAGCAAGATTATAAAGTCCTTCTGATGATTGATCTAGGGGATCTACGGGAGGGCATTTGGCCGGATGAATTAGAGAATATAGCCGCTGCTTTTAAAAAATGTCGATATGTACACTGTATGGGAGTGGGAGCAAACTTTGCCTGTTTTGGAGGGATCTTACCCTCTTCGGATAAGCTACGGGAATTAGGGCGCCTCTCCCAGCAGTTGGAAGGCCTATTGGGTTATCCTATGAAGCTTTGTTCTGGTGGAGCAACTTCATCCTTGTCTTTGCTGGAGGATGGGACGATGCCTCGATGTGTTAATTCGCTCCGTATTGGCGAAGGTATATTTTTAGGGACAGATTCCTCAGGGATGAGAGTAATTCCTTATTTGCATCAGGGAACAATGGTTCTTGAGACAGAGATAATAGAAATAAAACGCAAACCTAGTTTGCCACAGGGCAGGGCGATGGCCAATGCTTTCGGTGAGATCCCTGCTTTTACAGATAGAGGATGGCGGTTGCGAGCAATAACTGCGGTAGGAAGACAAGATGTTAAAATCGAGGGATTAGCTCCTCTGGAAAAGGGGATAGAGATTCTTGGAGCTACCAGTGACCATATGGTGCTTGATGTAGAAGAATCTGAACGACAGCTGCATGTTGGAGACAGGCTCCATTTTTCTGTCGATTATAGTGCTATGTTAGCTCTTACCACGTCTCCCTATGTTTCTGTACATATGATAAGGTAA
- a CDS encoding deoxyribonuclease IV, with translation MPLIGAHVSIAGGLEHAIERGEALECEAIQIFSKNQLQWHSAPISISRAERFLHAWKNSSIQSVVVHASYLINLASPDETRAKSVVALIEEVERCDMLGVEELVVHPGSSRGTPKEDGLERLAKSLKEVIHATSMMRVRILLETMAGQGSILGSSLDELQFVLDRIGYTEKLGVCLDTCHLFAAGHELRTEEAYGRFVATLMGKIGLERIGCWHLNDSEHVKGSHLDRHQHIGDGELGLSPFSFIVNDPRWDHVPALLETPQNGIGNEGNLTILRKLRGR, from the coding sequence ATGCCTTTAATTGGTGCTCATGTTTCCATTGCTGGGGGGCTAGAACATGCCATAGAAAGAGGAGAAGCTTTAGAATGTGAAGCGATCCAGATTTTTTCAAAGAATCAACTCCAATGGCATAGTGCTCCGATTTCAATTTCTCGGGCAGAGAGATTCCTCCATGCGTGGAAAAATAGTTCCATCCAATCAGTAGTTGTCCACGCATCATATCTTATCAATCTAGCCTCTCCGGATGAGACCAGGGCTAAGAGTGTTGTTGCTTTAATAGAAGAGGTGGAACGTTGCGATATGCTCGGAGTGGAAGAACTGGTGGTGCATCCAGGCTCTTCGCGGGGAACACCCAAAGAAGATGGTTTGGAACGCCTGGCAAAAAGTCTTAAAGAAGTTATTCATGCTACGTCTATGATGAGAGTTAGAATTTTGCTTGAAACTATGGCGGGGCAAGGAAGTATACTTGGAAGCTCTCTTGATGAATTACAGTTTGTTTTAGATAGAATAGGGTATACTGAAAAACTGGGGGTATGTCTTGATACGTGTCATCTCTTTGCAGCGGGACACGAACTCAGAACAGAAGAGGCATATGGGCGGTTTGTCGCAACTCTTATGGGCAAAATAGGACTTGAACGTATTGGTTGCTGGCATTTAAATGATAGTGAACATGTAAAGGGAAGCCACTTAGATCGGCACCAGCATATAGGAGACGGAGAGTTAGGGCTCTCCCCTTTTTCTTTTATAGTGAACGATCCTCGCTGGGACCATGTTCCGGCTCTTCTTGAGACGCCCCAAAATGGAATAGGAAATGAGGGGAATTTAACAATCTTACGTAAATTAAGGGGAAGGTAG
- a CDS encoding NUDIX hydrolase, translating to MKSTEGNRAYSFMAASFPRWEEFPLHKDRLSAVLVPLFKKGKDVQVLFLERPLFLKDHGGEMCFPGGEREVNDRGPLETALRETEEEIGLSPQFVQPVCIMSPQHTVKSGFTIYPVAGVIRGRSPLSDLRFSPGEVADFALWSLDSIPDNSQTYRVLHDNGKIFETPQYTLPDGRIIWGATAFILRRFIYFIRKGDMYSCL from the coding sequence ATGAAAAGTACAGAGGGAAATAGAGCATATAGCTTTATGGCGGCTTCTTTCCCGAGATGGGAGGAATTTCCCCTGCATAAAGATCGTTTGAGTGCTGTACTCGTTCCTCTCTTTAAGAAAGGGAAAGATGTGCAGGTGTTGTTCTTGGAACGCCCTCTTTTCTTGAAAGATCATGGAGGAGAAATGTGTTTCCCGGGGGGAGAACGAGAGGTTAATGATAGAGGTCCTTTAGAGACAGCTCTTCGGGAAACAGAGGAAGAGATAGGGCTCTCCCCTCAATTTGTTCAACCAGTATGTATAATGAGCCCTCAACACACCGTGAAAAGTGGATTTACCATTTATCCTGTTGCGGGAGTTATTCGGGGTCGATCACCATTGAGCGACTTGCGTTTTTCTCCTGGAGAAGTGGCGGACTTTGCTTTGTGGTCTCTTGATTCTATCCCAGATAATTCTCAGACTTATCGGGTCCTTCACGATAATGGCAAAATTTTTGAGACACCTCAATATACCCTCCCAGATGGGAGGATCATTTGGGGAGCAACAGCCTTTATCCTTAGGCGATTTATATATTTTATACGCAAGGGAGATATGTATTCATGCCTTTAA
- the pyk gene encoding pyruvate kinase, which yields MKKVKIVCTIGPACSSYEMLYAMAEAGMNVARFNFSHGSYEEHKARLDLIRKVERDRGRPIATLLDTKGPEIRTGTLRGGSAFLKKGQDIILTTREVDGNENEVTVYYPALSEEVTPGQDIFIDDGTLHLRVQRISGLDVHCKVIVGGELGERKGVNIPGAKISLPALSDKDKADIHWGLENKLEYIAVSFVKNQKDIMDVRRVIEEAGGVMKIIAKIETRQAVDSIHEILDVVDGVMIARGDLGVEIPTEEVPLVQKEIIDLCQSRGKAVIVATQMLDSMIRNPRPTRAEASDVANAVLDGADAVMLSGETAKGAYPLPSVETMYRIVSRVEKDLDLWQHPLHREQLSAGVPDAVSGASVEVAREMRAAAILSLTRSGSSAQMVSKHRPPCIIVGATPVLRTWRELSLYWGVEPLLVGEINDQGQAVDNALSAALEGGFVKEGDLVVVTAGVPMGIPGTTNMLQVHTVGHILVKGLSLLKKEAYGFVRTARSAEEANQKMRQGDILVVEQTDKDFVPAMGKAAAIITEQGGLTSHAAIVALELGIPCVVSAADALATLHDGMAVTVDGVRGVVYAGSVRLRA from the coding sequence ATGAAAAAAGTTAAAATTGTCTGTACTATTGGACCGGCTTGCTCTAGTTATGAAATGCTTTACGCTATGGCGGAAGCGGGTATGAATGTCGCTCGATTTAACTTCAGCCATGGCTCTTATGAAGAGCATAAAGCACGACTTGATCTTATCCGGAAAGTGGAAAGAGACAGGGGACGCCCTATAGCAACGCTTCTAGATACGAAAGGACCGGAGATTAGGACCGGAACTCTTCGTGGGGGTTCTGCCTTTTTGAAAAAAGGTCAAGATATAATCCTGACCACCAGAGAGGTAGACGGTAATGAAAACGAAGTAACCGTTTATTATCCAGCTTTGTCAGAAGAAGTTACTCCAGGTCAAGATATTTTTATAGATGATGGAACTCTTCATCTCAGGGTTCAGAGAATCTCTGGGCTTGATGTCCATTGCAAGGTTATTGTAGGTGGAGAGCTTGGAGAAAGGAAAGGGGTTAATATTCCTGGAGCTAAGATATCTCTACCTGCTCTATCGGATAAGGATAAGGCCGATATACATTGGGGATTAGAGAATAAATTAGAATATATTGCAGTTTCCTTTGTTAAAAACCAGAAGGATATTATGGATGTTCGGCGGGTTATAGAAGAAGCTGGCGGCGTGATGAAAATCATTGCTAAGATAGAGACCCGCCAGGCTGTAGACTCTATTCACGAAATTTTAGATGTAGTAGATGGAGTTATGATAGCTAGGGGAGATCTTGGAGTCGAAATTCCTACAGAAGAAGTTCCTTTAGTTCAGAAGGAGATTATAGATCTCTGTCAATCTCGCGGGAAAGCTGTCATTGTGGCTACGCAAATGCTTGATTCTATGATTAGAAACCCACGCCCTACTCGAGCAGAAGCCAGCGATGTTGCAAATGCAGTTCTAGATGGGGCAGATGCTGTTATGTTGTCGGGGGAGACTGCGAAAGGGGCATATCCTCTCCCTTCTGTGGAAACCATGTATCGTATTGTATCCAGAGTAGAAAAAGATTTGGATTTATGGCAACACCCTTTACATCGAGAGCAGCTTAGCGCAGGAGTTCCTGATGCTGTGAGCGGAGCCTCTGTAGAAGTGGCTCGGGAGATGAGGGCCGCCGCTATTCTCTCTTTGACCCGAAGTGGAAGTTCTGCTCAAATGGTGAGCAAGCACCGTCCTCCCTGTATTATTGTGGGAGCGACTCCCGTTTTGCGAACATGGCGTGAGCTTTCTTTATATTGGGGAGTGGAACCTCTTTTGGTAGGGGAAATCAATGATCAGGGGCAAGCTGTGGATAATGCTCTGTCTGCTGCTCTTGAAGGGGGATTTGTCAAGGAAGGAGACTTGGTTGTAGTTACAGCTGGAGTCCCCATGGGCATTCCTGGCACTACCAATATGTTACAGGTCCATACAGTGGGCCACATTTTGGTGAAGGGGCTCTCTCTTCTTAAGAAAGAAGCGTATGGATTTGTCCGGACAGCCCGCTCGGCGGAAGAAGCGAATCAAAAAATGCGACAAGGGGATATTCTTGTGGTAGAGCAAACAGATAAAGATTTTGTTCCAGCTATGGGGAAAGCCGCTGCTATTATAACGGAACAGGGAGGGCTTACCAGTCATGCAGCTATCGTAGCTCTTGAACTTGGCATACCTTGTGTGGTGAGTGCAGCAGATGCCCTTGCCACCCTTCATGACGGTATGGCTGTAACAGTAGATGGGGTGCGAGGCGTTGTATATGCTGGCAGCGTTCGATTGAGAGCATAA